Part of the Bacillus cabrialesii genome is shown below.
GCGCTCACGTTTTTTAAAAAGCTTTATGACGAGGGATTAATCAATAAGGACTTTGCGGTCATGGATTCAGCGAAGTGGAATGATCCGCTTGTGAAAGGAAAAGCGGGTGTCATCGTTGATACAGGCTCCAGAGCGTCTCAAATCCAAAGCGCGATGGAGGAGGCGGATGAATCGAACAAGGATGTGATTGATATCGTCGGCTCGCTTGAGGGACCGAATGGCAAGCGCACCTTCCCGACTTCAGGTTATTCAGGCATGATCGCCATACCTAAATCAAGCGTCAAAACCGAAAAAGAGCTGAAAGAGGTGCTGTCCTTCCTCGATAAGATGAATGATAAGGAAGCTCAGATTCTCACGAACAACGGAGTAGAAGGCCGCAATTACAAGCTCAAGGACGGCGTATTCACCTCACTTGAAAAAAACAACAAATCCCTCCTCTATGAGCATGAAGGATTGGCGCAGTTCAGCATGTCCATTCCGAAAAGCGAGTATTACATCGAAGACCAGAAAACAAAGCTCTTCCAGCATCGCAAGGACATCATAACCGAAGGGGAAAAAATAGCCGTCTTTAACCCGGCTGAGTCGCTTGTATCTGATGTCTATACCCAAAAAGGCGCCCAGCTTGACAACATCATTCTCGACGCGAGAACGCAATTCATCATTGGAGAAATTGATGAAAAAGGGTTCGAGGATGCGGTGGAGCTTTGGAAAAACAGCGGCGGCAATGACCTGATGAAGGACTTGAACAAACTATATCAATCGTCAAAATAACCCGATGCGCCTGCCGTTCGGCGGGCGCATCGGTACCACGAAAGGAGAACAGATATGGAAACAGTGCCGAAGAAGGGAGATGCACCTGTTCTCACTGCTGAAAAAGGCATCAGCTGGATGGCTGCGCTCAAACGGGACAAATGGCTTTATCTTCTTCTTATTCCCGGTCTGCTTTATTTTTTGATTTTCAAATACTTGCCGATGTGGGGCGTGCTGATCGCATTTAAAGACTATTCGCCATATCTTGGCTTCTGGAAAAGCGAATGGGTCGGCTTTGATTATTTCAAAGACTTTTTTATGAATCCGGATTTTTTCCGGCTGCTGCGCAATACCCTTATGCTGGCGAGCCTTGATCTTTTGTTTGCCTTTCCGGCGCCTCTCATTTTGGCCTTGCTTTTGAACGAACTGAGAAAGGCCGTGTATAAAAGATGCATCCAAACCTTTATTTACGTGCCCCATTTTGTGTCATGGACAATCGTGGTCAGCATCACCTTTGTTTTCTTTACTGTCGATACAGGCGTGATCAACAAAATGGTCATGAGCCTGACAGGTGAGCAAATTTCTTTCTTATCGGACGCGGACTGGTTCCGGCCGATGATTGTGATGCAAAGCATCTGGAAGGAGACGGGCTGGGGAACGATTTTATTTCTGGCCGCGCTGGCGACGGTTGATCAGGAGCAGTATGAAGCCGCCATTATGGACGGAGCGGGCCGGTTCAGGAGAATGTGGCATATTACACTGCCGGCAATCAGAAGCACCATTATCGTTTTGTTGATTTTAAGAATCGGCAGCTTTTTGAATCTCGGCTTTGAACAGGTATATTTGATGACGAACTCGCTCAACCGCAGCGTGGCTGATATTTTTGACACGTACGTGTACATGATGGGAATTACCCAAGGCGCGTACAGCTACAGCACGGCGGTCGGTTTGTTTAAATCGGTTGTCGGGATTGTCTTGATTTTCGGCGCCAATTACATTGCGAAAAAGTTTGATCAGGAAGGATTGTTTTAGAGGAGGAAGAGGTATGGCTGAAATTCACACGATGCATAACACAAAAGCCGGGCGGGTGTTTGACGTCTGCAACATTCTGTTTCTCGGCGGTGTCGGCGCGATTACCATTTTGCCGTTTTTGTATATTATCGCCGGTTCCTTTGCGACAGAAGCGGAGCTCGCTCAGCGCAGCTTCTTTATTTTCCCGAAAACCTTTACACTCGAAGCTTACAAGTATGTGTTTTCGACACCGACGTTCATCCGCAGCATGGGCGTATCCATCTTCATCACCGTGGTCGGGACGGCTGTGCAGCTGTTTTTTACCTTCACGATGGCGTATCCGCTGGCGAAGCGGCATGTGAAGGGGCGGAATCTGCTGTTGAACCTGGTGATTTTCTCGATGCTGTTTTCCGGCGGCATGATCCCGACGTATCTTGTCGTGAAATCACTTGGCCTTTTGGATACGTATTGGGCATTGATTCTGCCGATGGCGATTAATCCGTTCAACCTGATTATTATCAAAAACTTCTTTCAGCAGCTGCCGCGCGAGCTGGAGGAATCGGCAAAAATTGACGGCTGTTCAGAAATCGGCGTTTTCTGGCGGATCGCCCTGCCGCTGTCAAAGCCGGTTATTGCGACCTTTGCGCTGTTTTATGCGGTCGGGATTTGGAATGATTTCTTCCACGCTCTCTTATATATCAATGACAGTGCAAAATGGCCGCTGCAGATGGTGCTTCGCCAGGTCACAATCTTATCGGATTTAACGGCGACCAATGGCGATACGATGCAAAATGCCGTTCCGCCGGAGCAGGGAATAAAACTCGCTGTCATTGTCATTGCGACGCTTCCGATTTTGGCGGTCTATCCATTTTTACAAAAACACTTTGCAAAAGGAATGCTGATCGGTTCGGTGAAAGGCTGAGAAAGGGAGTGTTTCATATCAGTATGCTGGATCAGATTAAAATCGCCTATATCGGCGGAGGATCTCAAGGCTGGGCCAGAAGCCTGATGAGTGATCTGTCGATTGATGAACGGATGTCAGGCACGGTGGCGCTCTATGATCTCGATTTTGAAGCGGCTCAGAAAAATGAAGTGATCGGCAATTACAGCGGAGAAGGAAGATGGAGGTACGAAGCGGTTTCTACTTTAAAAAAGGCGTTATCAGGAGCGGATATCGTCATTATTTCCATTCTGCCGGGTTCGCTGGATGACATGGAAATCGATGTCCACTTGCCTGAGCGCTGCGGCATTTATCAATCTGTTGGTGATACTGTCGGGCCGGGCGGGATCATCAGAGGTTTAAGAGCGGCCCCGATGTTTGCGGAAATTGCCCGGGCAATAAGAGACTACGCACCTGATTCATGGATCATGAACTACACAAACCCAATGTCTGTCTGTACAAGAGTGCTGTATAAAGTGTTTCCCGGCATCAAAGCGATTGGCTGCTGCCACGAGGTGTTCGGCACGCAAAAGCTGCTGGCGGAAATGGCCACGGAAAGGCTTGGAATAGAGGTGCCGCGGCGTGAAGAGATCCGTGTCAATGTCCTCGGCATTAACCATTTCACATGGATTACGGAGGCCTCTTACCGCCATATTGACCTGCTGCCTGTATTCCGTGAATTCAGCGCGCACTACGGGGAATCAGGATATGAGCTGGAAGGAGAAAGCTGGAGAGACAGCGTCTTTCGTTCGGCACACCGTGTTGCGTTTGATTTATTTGAAACGTATGGCGCCATCCCCGCCGCGGGTGACAGGCATCTGGCAGAGTTTCTTCCCGGCCCTTACCTCAAACAGCCTGAAGCTTGGAAATTTCATCTCACATCTGTTTCATTCAGAAAACAAGACAGAGATGAGAAACGAAAGGAAACAGAACAATTGATTGTCCAAAAACAAGGTGTTGCAAGAAAAGCCTCGGGAGAAGAAGGTGTGAACATCATAGCGGCTCTTCTCGGATTGGGTGAACTCGTCACGAATGTAAATATGCCAAATCAAGGCCAAGTCTCGAACCTTCCTTTACAAGCCATTGTCGAAACAAACGCACTCATCACACAGAACCGTGTTCAGCCGATTTGTTCCGGGGCGCTGCCAAAGGGTGTGGAAATGCTGGCGGCAAGGCACGTATCCAATCAGGAGGCAGTGGCGGAAGCCGGTTTAACAAAGGATCGCGGCCTCGCATTCCAAGCCTTCCTTAATGATCCGCTTGTCACGATTGACCGCAGTGATGCAGAGCGGCTTTTCGATGACATGCGCCAAAATGCTATGCAACGTTGAACGGCCTGCTGTTTCAGAGGAGGGGAATTTCCCGGTTTAGAAAAGAAGCCGTTGACCATACTGATAGTATTACCAAGAAGTAGGTGCTATCAATATGGGAAATTATTTAAGTGTAGCGGTGGAGCTGGTATGCGGTTTAGGCATTTTATTTATCATCTTAAAACTTCTAGGGAAAACCCAATTTTCTCAAATTACGCCGTTTGACTTTATTTCTGCTT
Proteins encoded:
- a CDS encoding extracellular solute-binding protein, producing the protein MKNRMRKKWLALPLAAMMIAGCSNSETSSSAGGSKDTIKIMAPLLSPESPSEKSPSLKALEKYTGKEIKVTWVPDSSYNDKFNIVMASGEMPHAIVIKDKSAGFIKSVKAGAFWELSPYLKDYKNVSQADEKILKNSSVNGEVYGIYRTRDLIRACMIIRTDWLKNVGLDMPETLDDFYEVLKAFKEKDPDGNGKDDTYGMVVPKWMGLGNGSPWDVLQIWFGAPNRYGVENGKLIPDFTTKEYMEALTFFKKLYDEGLINKDFAVMDSAKWNDPLVKGKAGVIVDTGSRASQIQSAMEEADESNKDVIDIVGSLEGPNGKRTFPTSGYSGMIAIPKSSVKTEKELKEVLSFLDKMNDKEAQILTNNGVEGRNYKLKDGVFTSLEKNNKSLLYEHEGLAQFSMSIPKSEYYIEDQKTKLFQHRKDIITEGEKIAVFNPAESLVSDVYTQKGAQLDNIILDARTQFIIGEIDEKGFEDAVELWKNSGGNDLMKDLNKLYQSSK
- a CDS encoding ABC transporter permease translates to METVPKKGDAPVLTAEKGISWMAALKRDKWLYLLLIPGLLYFLIFKYLPMWGVLIAFKDYSPYLGFWKSEWVGFDYFKDFFMNPDFFRLLRNTLMLASLDLLFAFPAPLILALLLNELRKAVYKRCIQTFIYVPHFVSWTIVVSITFVFFTVDTGVINKMVMSLTGEQISFLSDADWFRPMIVMQSIWKETGWGTILFLAALATVDQEQYEAAIMDGAGRFRRMWHITLPAIRSTIIVLLILRIGSFLNLGFEQVYLMTNSLNRSVADIFDTYVYMMGITQGAYSYSTAVGLFKSVVGIVLIFGANYIAKKFDQEGLF
- a CDS encoding carbohydrate ABC transporter permease — its product is MAEIHTMHNTKAGRVFDVCNILFLGGVGAITILPFLYIIAGSFATEAELAQRSFFIFPKTFTLEAYKYVFSTPTFIRSMGVSIFITVVGTAVQLFFTFTMAYPLAKRHVKGRNLLLNLVIFSMLFSGGMIPTYLVVKSLGLLDTYWALILPMAINPFNLIIIKNFFQQLPRELEESAKIDGCSEIGVFWRIALPLSKPVIATFALFYAVGIWNDFFHALLYINDSAKWPLQMVLRQVTILSDLTATNGDTMQNAVPPEQGIKLAVIVIATLPILAVYPFLQKHFAKGMLIGSVKG
- the lplD gene encoding alpha-galacturonidase LplD, with protein sequence MFHISMLDQIKIAYIGGGSQGWARSLMSDLSIDERMSGTVALYDLDFEAAQKNEVIGNYSGEGRWRYEAVSTLKKALSGADIVIISILPGSLDDMEIDVHLPERCGIYQSVGDTVGPGGIIRGLRAAPMFAEIARAIRDYAPDSWIMNYTNPMSVCTRVLYKVFPGIKAIGCCHEVFGTQKLLAEMATERLGIEVPRREEIRVNVLGINHFTWITEASYRHIDLLPVFREFSAHYGESGYELEGESWRDSVFRSAHRVAFDLFETYGAIPAAGDRHLAEFLPGPYLKQPEAWKFHLTSVSFRKQDRDEKRKETEQLIVQKQGVARKASGEEGVNIIAALLGLGELVTNVNMPNQGQVSNLPLQAIVETNALITQNRVQPICSGALPKGVEMLAARHVSNQEAVAEAGLTKDRGLAFQAFLNDPLVTIDRSDAERLFDDMRQNAMQR